The window GCGAGGGACTGCGGGCCGAAGGTGGTCGGCTTGGTGTGGTCGAAGCCGTTGTCCAGCGTGATGAGCGCGAAGCGCCCGGCGCCGAACGGCAGGTCCAGGTGGCGGACGTGCGCGGACGTGACGACCTCGTCCGGGAACAGCTCGGCCGCGCCCTTCAGGAGCTCAGCGGTGGTGCTCACTTGGAGTCTCCCTCGGCGTTGAAGTTCGGGTTCTCCCAGATGACCGTGGCGCCCATGCCGAAGCCGACGCACATGGTGGTCAGGCCGTAGCGGACGTGCGGCTGCTCCTCGAACTGACGGGCCAGCTGCGTCATCAGGCGCACGCCGGACGAGGCCAGCGGGTGACCGAAGGCGATGGCGCCGCCGTACTGGTTGACGCGGGCGTCGTCGTCGGCGATGCCGTAGTGCTCCAGGAACGCGAGGACCTGGACCGCGAAGGCCTCGTTGACCTCGAAGAGGCCGATGTCCTCGATCGTCAGGCCGGCCTGGGCCAGGGCCTTCTCGGTGGCCGGGATCGGGCCGTAGCCCATGACCTCGGGCTCGACACCCGCGAAGGAGTACGAGACCAGGCGCATCTTGACCGGGAGGTTGTTCTCGCGGGCGAAGTCCTCGGACGCGATGATCGCGGCGGTGGCACCGTCGTTGAGACCGGCGGCGTTGCCCGCGGTCACGTTGCCGTGCACACGGAACGGGGTCTTCAGGCCGGCCAGGTTCTCCAGCGTGGTGCCCGGGCGCATCGGCTCGTCGGTGGTGACCAGGCCCCAGCCCGTCTCACCGGCCGCCTCGTTGGTGTTGCGCACCGAGATCGGGACCAGGTCCTGCTGGATCTTGCCGTCGGCGTACGCCTTGGCGGCCTTCTCCTGCGAGCGCACGGCGTACTCGTCGGCGCGGAGCTTGGTGATCGTCGGGTACCGGTCGTGCAGGTTCTCGGCGGTCATGCCCATGAACAGGGCGGACTCGTCGACCAGCTTCTCGGAGACGAAGCGCGGGTTCGGGTCCACGCCCTCGCCCATGGGGTGACGGCCCATGTGCTCGACACCGCCGGCGAGGGCGACGTCGTAGGCACCGAAGGCCACACCGCCCGCGACGGCGGTCACGGCGGTCAGCGCGCCGGCGCACATGCGGTCGATGGAGTAGCCCGGTACGGACTGCGGGAGGCCCGCGAGGATGCCGGCCGTGCGGCCCAGCGTGAGGCCCTGGTCGCCGATCTGCGTGGTCGCGGCGATGGCGACCTCGTCGATCTTCTTGGGGTCCAGGTCCGGGTTGCGGCGCAGCAGCTCCCGGATCGCCTTCACGACGAGGTCGTCGGCGCGGGTCTCGTGGTAGATGCCCTTCGGGCCCGCCTTGCCGAACGGGGTGCGGACGCCGTCGACGAAGACGACGTCCCTGACGGTACGAGGCACGTTGGCTCTCCTCCAGGTGCGGGGTGGCACTGCTGCGCGCGGGGGCGTTCGGCGTACGTTGCTGAGCGCCCGCTCACCCGACCATGCTACTTGCGGGTAACCAATGTGCACACCCCCTCCCGGAGGAGCGGCGAAGGTCACACTCGGCCCGCGCTTCCACGGCCCCGCGCCCCGACCGATCGGACCCGTCCGGCCAACCCGTTCAGGTCACGTGCGCCCGGCCCCCGGCCGTGATGGTGGCGCCGCCCCCGGGCAGTCCCGATCCTGACCGGGCCGGAGCGTCCCCCTCCGGCCGAGTCGACGGAGGATGCGAGCCATGGCCACCACCACGCCCACGAACCACCAGGTCCCGCACGTCTCGACGGTCCCGGCCAACGCGGGCCAGAACGTCCACCTGTACGTGCGGGAGTACGACGGCACCCCGGGGGGCCCCAACGCGCAGCGCAAGGTCGTCCTGATGCTGCACGGGCGCAGCGTTCCCTCGGTCGTGGCCTTCGACCTCCAGCACGACGGCGGCAAGTACAGCTGGGCGCGCGCCCTGGCCAAGGCCGGGTTCGACGTGTTCCTCATGGAGCTCACCGGCTCCGGGCTGTCGCCGCGTCCGGAGATGGACAAGGCGTGCAACGCCAACCCGCAGCACCAGGAGATCCTGAACCCCAACCCGCTGACGTACACCTGCACCCCGCCCTACCCGCACGAGCTCGGCAACTCCGCGAGCGAGTGGGGCGAGGTCGACACGGTCGTCGAGTACATCAAGGCGAAGAAGGGCGTCACCAAGGTGGCGCTCGTCGGGCAGTCCGCCGCCGCCTTCGTCTTCGGGCCGTACGCGATCCAGCACCCGGAGAAGGTCGAGAGCCTGCTCCTGCTCGCCCCGATCTACCCGCCCACGGGCCGGGCCAGCTCCCCGCCGAAGAGCTTCGGCGCACCCGTCCCGTCCTTCCCGGTGTCCACCCCGGCCTCCCTGTTCGGCTTCCCGATGAACCTGTCGAGCAGGACGGGCCTGGAGAGCGCCTGGGACAAGGAGGTGAGGTCCCCGAAGCAGCGGGCGGCGGGGATGGTGGAGGCGGTGTGGAAGGAGCTCATGGCCCTCGACCCAGTCGGGAAGACCTGGGGCGGCCCGACGGCCGGAACGCCCGAGGGCGTGCTCCGGTTCCGCAATTCCTACTGGTGGGGCTGGAACCAGGACACCGTCCCGATCGGCGGCGTACTCGGTGACAAGGTTCCGGTGATGATCGTCTACGGCGAGCACGACGCGACGGCGAACTCGCCCACCTTCTCGGTCCCCGCCTTCTACGACGCCGTCCCGGGCGTGCGCAAGCTGATGTTCCGGGTGTCCTGCGCCGGTCACTCCATCGTCTGGGAGCGCCAGTCCAAGGTCCTGCAACGGCTGTCCAAGCAGTGGCTGGGGCACGGGAAGGTCGACGACCTGGAGAAGGGCAGCTACTACGTGGACGAGGACGGCGCCTACGCGGACACCGTCTAGCCACGGCCTGGGCGTGCGGCCCGTGGCGGCCCCCGCTCGCGGTCCGTGAGCGGGGGCCGCCCCGTGACGGCGGAACCGGTGGGCAACCCGGGCCCCGGCGACGCGCGGAGGCGTTCAGGCCCGACGCATGCGGCGGTGGACGACGCGGCCGACGGCTCCCGCCGCGGCCAGGACCGCGGCCGCGCCGAGCAGCCAGGGTGCCGCCCGCCGGGCCGCGCCCGCCCGGGGCGCGCCCACCGGGTCCTGGCAGTGGCCGCCCACAGCCGGGGTCACCCGGTAGCGGGCCCATTCCCGGGCGGGCTTGCCCTTCTCGTTCCAGTGCACGACGTAGAGGCCGGGCTCGGCGTCGCACCGGATGCGGACCGTGGTGGAGACCAGCTTGGCGCCGTGCATCACGAACGGCCGCGTGAACCCGGGGGACGTCAGCTTCACCATGCCGTCGTCGCCCATCGCCAGGCCGTCCCCGGCTTCGAGCTTCCCGCCGGGCTCCACGGAGCGCACGTCCCAGGGCCCGGACGGCCACCCCGAGCCCGCGGGGTACCGCTCCTCCATGGACTCCGGCGGCCGGGCGGCCACCTGCCGCGCGCACTGCGCCCGCTCCGCCGCATCGGCCGGTGCTACGCGGATGCTGCCCCACAGGCGGTCGATCTCCACGCCGAGGTGCACGTCTGCCGCCGAGCCGAACCGCACTTCGTAGGAGCCCGGTTCGGCGGTGCAGGACACCGTCGCGACCGCCTTGAGGAGGAGGTCGTCCATCCGGAACGTGCCGTCGGCGGCGAAAGCCGGGGAGGTCACCCGGACACCGCTGAAGGCGTCCCCGGACCGCATCGCCTCGGTCGTCACACCGACCCGCTCCCCAGGCCTGACCGACAGCTCCGCACCGCTCGGCACCGGCCGGGGCGGATCCTCGGCCGGAGCGGCCGACGCGCTTCCCGCTCCTCCTGCCAACAGCAGCGCTGCCACGGCACCGATACGCATGGCTTCTGAGTGCACAGGGACCCGTTTCCTTGCCGTCGACCGTCCTCGAGCCCCGCATCGCCGCGAAGACCGGGTACTGGACCGCTGAGCGTACGGCCCGGGCCGTAGCGGGCTGTCGGTGGACGGCGAGAGCCCCCG is drawn from Streptomyces sp. NBC_01232 and contains these coding sequences:
- a CDS encoding alpha/beta fold hydrolase, with the protein product MATTTPTNHQVPHVSTVPANAGQNVHLYVREYDGTPGGPNAQRKVVLMLHGRSVPSVVAFDLQHDGGKYSWARALAKAGFDVFLMELTGSGLSPRPEMDKACNANPQHQEILNPNPLTYTCTPPYPHELGNSASEWGEVDTVVEYIKAKKGVTKVALVGQSAAAFVFGPYAIQHPEKVESLLLLAPIYPPTGRASSPPKSFGAPVPSFPVSTPASLFGFPMNLSSRTGLESAWDKEVRSPKQRAAGMVEAVWKELMALDPVGKTWGGPTAGTPEGVLRFRNSYWWGWNQDTVPIGGVLGDKVPVMIVYGEHDATANSPTFSVPAFYDAVPGVRKLMFRVSCAGHSIVWERQSKVLQRLSKQWLGHGKVDDLEKGSYYVDEDGAYADTV
- a CDS encoding thiolase family protein, yielding MPRTVRDVVFVDGVRTPFGKAGPKGIYHETRADDLVVKAIRELLRRNPDLDPKKIDEVAIAATTQIGDQGLTLGRTAGILAGLPQSVPGYSIDRMCAGALTAVTAVAGGVAFGAYDVALAGGVEHMGRHPMGEGVDPNPRFVSEKLVDESALFMGMTAENLHDRYPTITKLRADEYAVRSQEKAAKAYADGKIQQDLVPISVRNTNEAAGETGWGLVTTDEPMRPGTTLENLAGLKTPFRVHGNVTAGNAAGLNDGATAAIIASEDFARENNLPVKMRLVSYSFAGVEPEVMGYGPIPATEKALAQAGLTIEDIGLFEVNEAFAVQVLAFLEHYGIADDDARVNQYGGAIAFGHPLASSGVRLMTQLARQFEEQPHVRYGLTTMCVGFGMGATVIWENPNFNAEGDSK